In Deinococcus roseus, the following are encoded in one genomic region:
- the cobU gene encoding bifunctional adenosylcobinamide kinase/adenosylcobinamide-phosphate guanylyltransferase has translation MSRILFLIRHGSTEDNHLKRYPSTDSPLSTAGKTAVGKLKPFLLPEAHVLSSPSLRTLQSCQALCLSPVVHSDLREMDFGIMAGHTWAELQALHGDAPLKWLEDMQDPAATSGAPEGESGQAFFQRVEGVLNQLPEGNTVLVSHLGVIRAILRLTLDFQHFELSPASLTVLTEHQGIWTLKHLNITFPETQPTRTFISGGARSGKSAFAERLAAETNGPVTFIATAQAFDGEMQERISRHQADRPEHFQTLEAPVNLLEAVQQTSGTLLIDCLSLWVSNLMLQELSEAEILERAAAVCAEIQSRTGETLVVSNEVGLGIVPINKLARDYRDVLGRVNQLFATTCQESYFCISGQALKTK, from the coding sequence ATGAGCCGCATCCTGTTCTTGATTCGACATGGAAGCACAGAAGACAACCACCTGAAACGCTACCCCAGCACAGACTCACCTTTGAGCACAGCAGGAAAAACGGCTGTTGGCAAACTTAAACCTTTTCTGCTCCCAGAAGCCCATGTCCTGAGTTCCCCCAGCCTGCGCACCCTGCAAAGCTGTCAGGCCCTGTGCCTCTCTCCTGTCGTGCATTCAGATTTAAGAGAAATGGATTTTGGCATCATGGCAGGTCACACCTGGGCAGAACTGCAAGCACTGCATGGTGACGCACCGCTGAAATGGCTGGAAGACATGCAGGATCCAGCAGCAACCTCTGGTGCTCCTGAAGGAGAATCCGGGCAGGCCTTCTTTCAGCGGGTGGAGGGGGTCTTGAACCAGCTTCCAGAAGGCAACACAGTGCTGGTCAGCCACCTGGGGGTGATCCGGGCCATCCTGCGCCTCACCCTGGACTTTCAGCATTTTGAACTCTCCCCAGCCAGCCTGACCGTGCTGACCGAGCATCAGGGGATCTGGACATTGAAGCATTTAAATATCACTTTCCCAGAAACCCAACCCACAAGAACCTTCATCTCTGGAGGAGCCAGATCCGGCAAAAGTGCATTTGCTGAAAGGCTGGCCGCTGAAACCAATGGCCCTGTCACCTTCATTGCCACGGCACAGGCCTTTGACGGAGAGATGCAGGAACGCATTTCCAGACATCAGGCAGACCGTCCAGAGCACTTCCAGACCCTGGAAGCTCCTGTAAACCTGCTGGAAGCTGTACAGCAAACTTCAGGAACCCTGCTGATTGACTGCCTGAGCTTGTGGGTCTCCAACCTGATGCTGCAGGAGCTTTCTGAAGCAGAAATTCTGGAACGTGCTGCTGCAGTGTGTGCAGAAATCCAATCCAGAACGGGTGAGACCCTCGTGGTCAGCAACGAGGTGGGACTGGGCATTGTTCCCATCAACAAACTGGCCCGCGATTACCGCGATGTTCTGGGACGGGTGAACCAGTTGTTTGCAACCACCTGCCAGGAAAGTTATTTTTGCATCTCGGGGCAGGCTTTGAAAACAAAATAG